The following are from one region of the Oncorhynchus nerka isolate Pitt River linkage group LG8, Oner_Uvic_2.0, whole genome shotgun sequence genome:
- the pkp2 gene encoding plakophilin-2 translates to MEAPPFIKSVLPALDSFTVDADDTSLALPPEDNTKTHSTDRSFRVQQQVQLTLARKGKKTTSNGSLHLSRKPSIITGSRDGTWSNMKTHSSFGQVGGRDFSSLSSLKETRRSPSKRVDLTPVTSPELPRSRLAYGSLRFGTYTLPGPSQPPMMGTSEERSYGTDLMRRYAHSEMARSTRTHAIANGGNYHWGQSLRQTQGPQPLSADHSFLCSSPAIRTDNSPYLMEVQKGARRQTGYGSFNATQRTEGLAWLGQVGKESQGHVGAKWPPSYPASLVSMEVDMGQMRAAAEPEIQQTDVNEVTVVKSESKVPELTLERAVNLLGQENEEMQITAASFIQNQCFNSADAKKMVFYLHGIPKLIKLLQSDSEELERIAAGALRNVVFESSENKMEVKDNKGVAPALCLLRRSRDIETRRQLTGLLWNLSSHDLLKEHLSKEALEILTTSVLVPCSGLSEGENPKDSMLADPDTFYNATGCLRNISSTGPEGRKAMRQCENLIDSLVYYIRGTIADYKPDDKSTENCVCILHNLSYQMEMELPQKLASELHESRLNLAPKTKTPGCFGSRSAKIIQRLEPKRPLLEEKGSPCGIEWLWSAITVRMYLSIMARSICPYTQEAAIGALQNITAGNGLVSQAIAHTIVQRENGLLQAMKMLQEGGMVVKKTAVSLLCNISRYRELHAHIVKQVLPQLVVMLPNSDTSTDLPIEVTVSLCHILINLSQDETQHVRAIVNHGALPKIINISAKDNGFGPTRAGQAACILLHSMWSHSELHRAYRKAGYRKADFVNSRTSKAVH, encoded by the exons ATGGAAGCGCCGCCATTTATTAAGTCGGTTTTACCTGCGCTAGACTCATTCACAGTCGACGCAGATGACACGAGTTTGGCATTACCACCGGAGGATAATACAAAGACTCATTCAACCGACCGGAGTTTTCGTGTTCAGCAACAAGTGCAGCTCACACTTGCTCGTAAGGGCAAAAAGACAACGTCCAATG GTAGTCTTCATCTATCCAGAAAGCCATCAATTATCACCGGTTCCAGAGATGGAACCTGGTCTAACATGAAG ACACACTCATCTTTTGGCCAGGTCGGAGGCAGGGACTTCAGCAGCCTGTCGTCTTTGAAGGAGACTAGAAGAAGTCCGTCTAAGAGGGTGGATTTGACCCCAGTCACCAGCCCCGAGTTACCTCGCTCCCGTCTGGCCTACGGGTCACTCCGTTTCGGAACCTACACCCTCCCCGGCCCTAGCCAGCCGCCCATGATGGGGACTTCAGAGGAGCGGTCGTATGGGACAGACTTGATGCGGCGTTATGCCCATTCAGAAATGGCCCGTAGCACAAGGACACACGCCATCGCTAACGGCGGCAACTACCACTGGGGCCAGTCCCTCAGACAGACTCAAGGGCCTCAGCCACTCTCTGCAGACCACTCATTCCTGTGCAGCAGCCCTGCGATTCGCACCGACAACAGCCCCTACTTGATGGAGGTTCAAAAGGGGGCGAGGAGACAAACAGGCTACGGGTCATTCAATGCTACCCAGAGAACAGAGGGCCTGGCCTGGCTGGGCCAGGTGGGGAAGGAGAGCCAGGGGCATGTGGGAGCAAAATGGCCTCCTTCGTACCCAGCCTCACTGGTCAGCATGGAGGTGGACATGGGCCAGATGAGGGCGGCGGCGGAGCCAGAGATCCAGCAGACAGACGTGAATGAAGTCACTGTGGT GAAGTCAGAGAGCAAGGTGCCTGAGCTGACATTGGAGAGGGCAGTGAACCTGCTGGGCCAAGAGAATGAGGAGATGCAGATCACTGCTGCCAGCTTTATTCAAAACCAATGTTTCAACAGTGCTGACGCTAAGAAGATG gtGTTCTACCTTCACGGTATACCCAAGCTGATCAAACTGCTGCAGAGCGACAGCGAGGAGCTGGAGCGCATAGCGGCGGGGGCGCTCCGAAACGTCGTCTTCGAGAGCAGCGAGAACAAGATGGAGGTGAAGGACAACAAGGGCGTGGCCCCTGCACTGTGTCTGCTCAGGAGAAGTCGTGACATAGAGACCCGGCGGCAGCTCACTG GGCTGTTGTGGAACCTATCCTCCCATGACCTGCTGAAGGAGCATCTCTCCAAAGAGGCCCTGGAGATCCTGACCACTTCTGTGCTGGTGCCCTGCTCAGGCCTGTCTGAGGGGGAGAACCCCAAAGACTCCATGCTGGCTGACCCAGACACCTTTTACAACGCCACTGGCTGCCTCCG AAACATAAGCTCGACTGGTCCAGAAGGGAGAAAAGCCATGCGGCAGTGTGAGAACCTTATTGACTCCCTGGTGTACTACATCCGCGGGACGATAGCTGACTACAAGCCTGATGACAAG TCCACAGAGAACTGTGTGTGCATCCTACATAACCTCTCCTACCAGATGGAGATGGAGCTTCCACAGAAGTTGGCCAGCGAGCTCCATGAGTCTCGACTCAACCTGGCTCCAAAGACCAAGACCCCCGGCTGTTTCGGCTCCCGCAGTGCCAAAATCATCCAG CGTCTTGAACCAAAGCGCCCTCTGCTGGAGGAGAAGGGTAGTCCCTGTGGGATAGAGTGGCTGTGGAGCGCCATCACTGTGCGCATGTACCTGTCAATTATGGCCCGCAGCATCTGTCCCTACACCCAGGAGGCTGCCATCGGAGCCCTGCAGAACATCACAGCTGGGAACGGCCTG GTATCCCAGGCCATCGCCCACACCATAGTACAGCGGGAGAATGGTCTACTCCAGGCCATGAAGATGCTCCAGGAAGGAGGGATGGTTGTGAAGAAGACTGCTGTGTCCCTGCTATGTAACATCTCACGCTACAGAGAGCTTCACGCTCACATTG TCAAACAGGTGTTGCCACAGCTGGTGGTCATGTTACCCAACTCGGACACGAGCACAGACCTGCCTATAGAGGTGACTGTGTCCCTGTGCCACATCCTCATCAACCTGAGCCAGGATGAGACGCAGCACGTCAGGGCCATCGTCAACCACGGGGCGCTGCCCAAGATCATCAACATCAGCGCAAAGGACAACGG GTTTGGTCCCACCAGGGCTGGCCAGGCAGCCTGCATCCTACTACACAGCATGTGGAGCCACTCAGAGCTCCACAGGGCCTATAGGAAG GCTGGATATAGAAAAGCAGACTTCGTCAACAGCAGGACATCAAAGGCTGTACATTAA
- the LOC115132958 gene encoding E3 ubiquitin-protein ligase TRIM65-like, whose protein sequence is MDSISCSICLDLLKDPVTIPCGHSYCKGCIKGYWSLDDQKGIHSCPQCRQTFTPRPALNRNILLAELVEKLKTDFKTVPSASCVSGPEDVKCDRDDSAAERTEKQGQLREKRQQVGLRIFVREKEMQDIRQAVMSLSLSAQAAVEHCELVFAELIRSIERRRCEVKELISAHQRAAVSQAEGLLVRMEQEIAELKRRDKELEQLAQTEDNIHFLKTFQSLCVAPGSELLPYITANQHFSFEEVKSSISGMMERLEDVLKEEMVQIPGKVTAVSEVYVLSPRPELMAAAEVHFIMSPRPEWSSWRTTAISRWIPTRRINTCVCLSAIEKCHGVTRLCLILTTQTDSQTTTRCCVKRICLEPATVRWIGGGSVR, encoded by the exons ATGGACTCGATCAGTTGTTCGATCTGCCTGGATCTACTGAAGGATCCAGTGACTATTCCCTGTGGACACAGCTACTGTAAAGGCTGTATCAAGGGATATTGGAGTCTTGATGACCAAAAGGGAATTCACAGCTGCCCCCAGTGCCGACAGACCTTCACCCCAAGACCTGCTCTGAACAGAAACATTCTGCTGGCTGAGTTGGTAGAGAAATTGAAGACAGATTTCAAAACGGTTCCCTCTGCTTCTTGTGTCTCTGGACCTGAAGATGTGAAATGTGATCGTGATGACTCAGCCGCAGAGAGGACGGAGAAACAG GGGCAGCTGAGGGAGAAACGGCAGCAAGTCGGGCTGAGAATCtttgtgagagagaaggagatgcagGACATAAGACAGGCGGTGATGTCCCTTTCA CTTTCAGCACAGGCAGCAGTGGAGCACTGTGAGCTGGTCTTTGCTGAGCTGATCCGCTCCATTGAGAGAAGGCGCTGTGAGGTGAAGGAGCTGATCAGCGCCCACCAGAGGGCGGCAGTAAGCCAGGCTGAAGGACTCCTGGTGCGAATGGAGCAGGAGATAGCTGAGCTGAAGAGGAGAGACAAGGAGCTGGAGCAGCTCGCACAAACAGAGGATAACATTCATTTCCTCAAG ACTTTCCAGTCTCTTTGTGTGGCTCCTGGATCTGAGCTCTTACCCTATATCACTGCCAACCAGCACTTCTCCTTTGAGGAAGTGAAGAGCTCCATCTCTGGAATGATGGAGCGACTGGAGGATGTATTGAAGGAGGAAATGGTCCAGATACCTGGAAAAG TAACGGCTGTCTCCGAAGTCTATGTCCTCAGCCCAAGACCAGAAT TAATGGCTGCTGCTGAAGTACATTTCATCATGAGCCCAAGACCAGAGTGGAGTTCTTGGAGA ACTACTGCCATCTCACGTTGGATCCCAACTCGGCGTATCAACACCTGCGTCTGTCTGAGTGCAATAGAGAAGTGTCATGGAGTGACAAGGCTCTGTCTTATTCTGACCACCCAGACAGATTCACAGACCACTACCAGGTGTTGTGTAAAGAGGATCTGTCTGGAACCCGCTACTGTGAGGTGGATAGGAGGGGGGAGTGTGAGGTAG